A single region of the Nitrosomonas sp. Is79A3 genome encodes:
- a CDS encoding nucleotidyltransferase substrate binding protein — MNQLNTDYFARCIVTLSQAFDSLNQQPQDSVAYDIFRAACVKEFEIILEQTGKLLKKSLKPYFASSKQVDQLMFKDIFRLAAKHGLITLEEAERWLIYRDNRNDTAHDYGEGFANQTLALLPQFILDARRVNEVIQQRP; from the coding sequence ATGAATCAACTGAATACGGATTATTTTGCCCGTTGCATTGTCACGCTGAGCCAAGCCTTCGACAGTTTGAATCAGCAGCCGCAGGACAGTGTGGCCTACGATATTTTTCGTGCCGCCTGTGTCAAGGAATTTGAAATCATCCTGGAACAAACCGGCAAGCTGCTGAAAAAAAGCTTGAAGCCCTACTTCGCTTCCAGCAAACAAGTGGATCAACTGATGTTCAAGGATATTTTCCGCCTCGCTGCCAAGCACGGCTTGATCACCCTTGAAGAAGCCGAACGCTGGTTAATCTATCGCGACAACCGTAACGATACCGCTCACGATTATGGCGAAGGCTTCGCCAACCAAACCCTGGCGCTATTACCGCAATTTATTCTGGATGCTCGCCGTGTCAACGAAGTAATCCAGCAACGACCATGA
- a CDS encoding class I SAM-dependent DNA methyltransferase: protein MVKAAKEIKQEPLEKQLWKAADKLRKNIDAAEYKHVVLGLIFLKYISDSFEEHFAKLQAGFGDYAGSDPEDKDEYKAENIFYVPPESRWPHLVAQAKQPDIGKFADAAMDAIEKENPSLKGVLPKVFARQNLDPASLGGLIDLVGNIALGDAKSRSADVLGHVFEYFLGEFALAEGKQGGQFYTPRSIVELLVMMLEPYKGRVFDPCCGSGGMFVQSEKFVEEHQGRINDISIYGQESNQTTWRLAKMNLAIRGIDSSQVKWNNEGSFLNDAHKDLKADFIIANPPFNVSDWSGELLRNDGRWQFGTPPAGNANFAWLQHFAYHLSPAGIAGVVLAKGALTSKTSGEGEIRKNLIAEGNLIDCIVNLPGKLFLNTQIPAGLWFMNRARNNGHPRKDQILFIDARNLGHLINRRTLELSREDIQKIASTYHAWRNASVIPAQAGIQPYEDIKGFCASVPVERVVELDYVLTPGRYVGLPDEEDDFDFPERFAALKAEFEAQLREEAVLSQAILENLARIKL, encoded by the coding sequence ATGGTGAAAGCTGCGAAAGAAATCAAACAAGAACCGCTGGAAAAACAGCTCTGGAAAGCCGCTGACAAACTGCGCAAGAACATTGATGCCGCAGAGTACAAACATGTGGTGCTGGGCTTAATCTTCCTGAAATATATTTCCGACTCATTCGAAGAACATTTCGCCAAATTGCAAGCAGGATTCGGCGATTATGCCGGATCCGATCCTGAAGACAAAGACGAGTACAAAGCCGAAAACATCTTTTATGTCCCGCCCGAGTCACGCTGGCCGCATCTCGTCGCTCAAGCCAAACAGCCGGATATCGGCAAGTTTGCGGATGCGGCGATGGATGCCATCGAGAAAGAAAATCCATCACTGAAAGGCGTATTGCCCAAAGTCTTTGCCCGGCAAAACCTCGATCCCGCGAGTTTGGGCGGACTTATTGATCTGGTGGGTAATATCGCGTTGGGCGATGCCAAATCCCGCAGCGCCGATGTGCTCGGCCATGTGTTCGAGTATTTCCTCGGTGAATTCGCCCTGGCCGAAGGCAAACAAGGCGGCCAGTTCTACACGCCGCGCAGCATCGTCGAATTGCTGGTGATGATGCTGGAGCCTTACAAAGGCCGGGTATTTGATCCCTGTTGCGGCTCCGGCGGCATGTTCGTGCAATCGGAAAAGTTTGTCGAAGAACACCAAGGCCGCATCAACGATATTTCCATTTACGGCCAGGAAAGCAACCAGACCACCTGGCGCCTGGCGAAAATGAACCTCGCCATTCGCGGCATTGACAGCTCGCAGGTGAAATGGAACAACGAAGGTTCGTTCCTGAACGATGCGCACAAAGACCTGAAAGCCGATTTCATCATCGCCAATCCGCCGTTCAATGTCAGTGACTGGAGCGGCGAGTTATTACGCAACGACGGCCGCTGGCAATTCGGCACACCCCCGGCGGGCAATGCCAATTTTGCCTGGCTACAGCATTTTGCGTATCACTTATCGCCCGCGGGCATTGCCGGGGTGGTACTGGCCAAAGGCGCGCTGACTTCCAAAACTTCCGGCGAAGGGGAAATCCGCAAGAACCTGATTGCGGAAGGCAATCTGATCGACTGTATCGTGAATTTACCGGGTAAGTTGTTTTTGAACACGCAAATTCCTGCCGGATTGTGGTTCATGAACCGCGCGCGTAATAATGGACATCCCCGTAAGGATCAGATCCTGTTTATTGACGCGCGCAACCTCGGCCATCTGATCAACCGCCGCACCCTCGAACTGTCCCGCGAAGACATCCAGAAAATCGCCAGCACCTACCACGCCTGGCGCAACGCCTCCGTCATTCCCGCGCAGGCGGGAATCCAGCCGTATGAAGACATCAAAGGCTTCTGCGCTTCAGTGCCGGTGGAGCGCGTGGTTGAACTGGATTATGTGCTCACGCCGGGGCGCTATGTCGGGCTGCCGGATGAAGAAGACGATTTTGATTTCCCCGAGCGCTTTGCCGCGCTGAAGGCAGAATTCGAGGCGCAGTTGCGGGAAGAGGCGGTATTGAGCCAAGCCATTCTGGAAAATCTTGCGAGGATTAAGCTATGA